In one window of Paraflavitalea soli DNA:
- a CDS encoding T9SS type A sorting domain-containing protein, with protein MNKLYQVCLLVLLAGSTSQVTAQTIKPFVFNVAGGYYNDPSSYFRFEWSIGEMTMIESLAPADSMILLTHGLLQPLTEIVGKSNLSLIFGSGEYRLFPNPTPGKFELDFFVRESGFLEIQLTDNNGAILERREVDYNNCCRIHYFDLSRYPAGTYYVVARLSPDRTRSDNQSVIRRSAFRVVKIDNK; from the coding sequence ATGAATAAACTTTACCAAGTTTGCCTCCTGGTATTGCTGGCTGGCAGCACCAGTCAGGTAACAGCGCAGACGATCAAGCCTTTTGTCTTCAATGTCGCCGGTGGCTATTACAACGATCCTTCCTCCTATTTTCGCTTTGAATGGAGCATTGGTGAAATGACAATGATCGAGTCACTGGCCCCTGCCGACAGCATGATCCTCCTCACCCATGGACTGTTGCAGCCACTTACAGAAATTGTAGGCAAGTCAAATCTCTCCCTCATTTTTGGTTCCGGCGAATACCGCCTCTTTCCCAATCCCACACCAGGAAAATTTGAACTCGACTTCTTCGTAAGGGAAAGCGGCTTTTTGGAAATACAATTAACAGATAATAACGGCGCTATCCTGGAGCGGCGCGAAGTTGATTATAACAACTGTTGCCGCATCCATTACTTCGACCTGTCGCGCTATCCAGCCGGCACCTATTATGTGGTGGCCCGCTTATCTCCCGACAGAACCCGCAGCGACAACCAATCCGTTATCAGGCGCAGCGCCTTCAGGGTTGTTAAAATAGACAACAAATAG